One genomic region from Microcystis panniformis FACHB-1757 encodes:
- a CDS encoding pentapeptide repeat-containing protein, with protein MGALLKGCWLLIIFFLFFCLHSLPSLAVVDRVPLTVTLLQERLSAPVLKEGMTTIDLANLVIDIRDENKELQEQFYQQIQGQINRAKQPLGLDFSNSLIQGNFIASRLGLPTPLTKVALATLLSPTEEQLLQQDENFLFDSDEPVFNVTVFRGPVKLQGTVFMGEVDFSKTFFLQIVEAMAAKFSRESNWLESRFARVAKFSKATFMGDVNFSQSQFLNKAIFRAAHFKSITNFHGSHFTAEAYFDQTKYDKLADFTRTFWQKEANFSQSQWRDRPLFSKSRFLSLLTFRNATFEKSGAFRSSYFNGVVSFQDVKLLDQVDFSNSTFTKNSYLTVSGLAFDSDKAKILGDRGVIGQAIYLPNLAGNETVLRNLVRNFRSLEQIADANQIEYKTEKLRVQQLKQKLNNISIIRLINLTWVADFLHTSFLALLLLLSQDGTNFSLVFGTGIIIFAYFGCLFWLIDRVRRLTPKPVIPSRYEIFCMVTSYIILTLSGVFNILQSASRPLLTLTAIALILVPLPLILIIELYRRGRYHDLMDSSYFLQDGSMRQLRLLITRLPVVPEFPLFRDRYTPIPWQKRWNWLNYYDLSLNNLLKLGFNDWRVRDQELPAIISFLVWYQWGIGIFYITLLIWTLSRTIPGLNLLIYLK; from the coding sequence GTGGGTGCGTTGTTGAAAGGCTGCTGGTTACTAATTATTTTTTTTCTGTTTTTCTGTTTACATTCTCTCCCTAGTTTGGCAGTAGTGGATAGAGTTCCCTTAACAGTAACTTTATTGCAGGAACGTTTAAGCGCACCCGTCCTTAAAGAAGGGATGACTACCATCGATTTAGCCAATTTAGTTATCGATATCCGCGATGAAAATAAAGAACTACAAGAACAATTTTATCAACAGATTCAAGGTCAAATTAATCGCGCTAAACAACCCCTAGGTTTAGATTTTAGTAATTCCTTAATTCAAGGCAATTTTATCGCTTCTCGTCTCGGTTTACCAACTCCTTTAACAAAAGTGGCTCTCGCTACCTTATTATCACCCACGGAAGAACAGTTATTACAACAGGACGAAAATTTTTTATTCGATAGCGATGAACCGGTTTTTAATGTCACAGTATTTCGCGGACCGGTGAAGTTGCAGGGAACCGTATTTATGGGAGAAGTGGACTTTTCTAAGACTTTTTTTCTGCAAATTGTCGAAGCAATGGCAGCAAAATTTAGTCGTGAAAGTAATTGGTTAGAATCCCGTTTTGCTAGGGTGGCAAAATTTAGCAAAGCCACTTTTATGGGAGATGTAAATTTTAGTCAAAGTCAATTTTTAAATAAAGCCATCTTTCGCGCGGCCCATTTTAAAAGTATTACTAACTTCCATGGCAGTCATTTTACTGCCGAAGCTTATTTTGATCAAACCAAATACGATAAACTCGCAGATTTTACCCGTACTTTCTGGCAAAAAGAAGCTAATTTTTCCCAAAGTCAATGGCGAGATCGTCCGCTATTTTCTAAGAGTAGATTTTTAAGTTTATTAACATTTAGAAATGCCACTTTTGAAAAATCGGGTGCTTTCCGGTCTAGTTATTTTAATGGTGTGGTTAGTTTTCAAGACGTGAAACTTTTAGATCAGGTAGATTTTAGTAATTCCACTTTTACTAAAAATAGTTACTTGACTGTATCAGGATTAGCTTTTGATTCCGATAAAGCGAAAATTCTAGGAGATAGAGGAGTAATTGGTCAAGCAATTTATTTACCAAACCTAGCAGGAAATGAAACAGTTTTAAGAAATTTAGTTCGTAATTTTCGCTCCCTAGAACAAATTGCCGATGCTAATCAAATTGAATACAAAACTGAAAAATTGCGAGTTCAACAGTTAAAACAAAAACTAAATAATATCTCAATTATTCGCCTAATTAACCTCACTTGGGTAGCTGATTTTCTGCATACTTCTTTCCTTGCTTTACTATTACTCTTAAGTCAAGATGGTACAAATTTTAGTTTAGTTTTCGGTACAGGAATCATAATTTTTGCCTATTTTGGCTGTTTATTTTGGTTAATTGATCGCGTGCGTCGTCTCACTCCTAAACCGGTAATTCCTAGTCGTTATGAAATCTTTTGTATGGTAACTAGCTATATTATTCTCACCCTTTCCGGTGTGTTTAATATCCTGCAATCTGCCAGTCGTCCCCTACTAACTTTAACAGCTATTGCCCTAATTCTTGTCCCCTTACCCCTAATTTTAATTATCGAACTTTATCGTCGGGGACGCTATCACGATTTAATGGATAGTTCCTATTTCCTGCAAGATGGCAGTATGCGACAATTACGCTTATTAATCACCCGTTTACCCGTAGTTCCCGAATTTCCCCTTTTTCGCGATCGTTATACTCCTATTCCTTGGCAAAAGCGTTGGAATTGGTTAAATTATTACGATTTAAGTCTCAATAATTTGCTAAAATTAGGCTTTAATGATTGGCGAGTTCGCGATCAAGAATTACCCGCTATCATTTCCTTTTTAGTTTGGTATCAATGGGGTATCGGCATCTTTTATATCACTCTCCTTATCTGGACTCTCTCCCGCACGATTCCGGGGTTAAATCTCTTGATTTATTTAAAATAA
- a CDS encoding DUF2103 domain-containing protein, translating to MNNGRLVWNHSTHIPGLIAVLEKLITYQGITTVTPGVLSRSKGHCPRLQLRISVPIRGGFKLIARTGKSVQEVFVITDFNQEDLEMAIQACLGK from the coding sequence ATGAATAATGGTCGCTTAGTTTGGAATCATTCTACTCATATTCCGGGGTTGATTGCGGTATTAGAAAAGTTAATTACCTATCAAGGAATCACCACTGTCACCCCGGGGGTACTTTCTCGCTCAAAAGGTCATTGTCCGCGGTTACAATTGCGGATATCAGTGCCGATTCGTGGTGGTTTTAAGCTGATTGCGAGGACAGGAAAAAGTGTTCAAGAAGTCTTTGTTATCACCGATTTCAACCAAGAGGACTTAGAGATGGCTATCCAAGCTTGTTTAGGAAAATAA
- the clpS gene encoding ATP-dependent Clp protease adapter ClpS: MASAPSTTLDKSTQVVKKTYPNYKVIVLNDDLNTFDHVANCLIKYIPDMTTDRAWELTNQVHYQGQAIVWTGPQEQAELYHQQLRREGLTMAPLEAA, encoded by the coding sequence ATGGCCAGCGCACCTAGTACCACCTTAGATAAGTCCACTCAAGTGGTCAAAAAGACTTATCCCAACTATAAAGTTATTGTTCTCAACGATGACCTTAACACCTTCGATCATGTGGCCAATTGTTTAATTAAATATATCCCGGATATGACTACCGATCGAGCTTGGGAATTAACTAATCAAGTTCACTACCAAGGACAAGCAATTGTCTGGACAGGTCCCCAAGAACAAGCGGAACTTTATCACCAACAATTGCGACGGGAAGGATTAACTATGGCTCCTCTAGAGGCCGCATAA